The following coding sequences are from one Thermostaphylospora chromogena window:
- a CDS encoding ribonuclease HII, whose translation MTTAFRPRPSVVRRDSGLYGYERALRRRGLGPVAGVDEAGRGACAGPLVVAAVVLGKEIDGLTDSKLLSPARREEIHDRILSTARAVETVVIPPDEIDAHGLHRCNITGMRRAVARLSCDFGYVLTDGFRVEGLPAPSLAVWKGDRVAACVAAASIVAKVTRDRIMTALDEQHPEYGFAVHKGYGTARHRRALRDHGPCPQHRFSFITVARSGPGSGMGENEVGGRCCPTGEPRGA comes from the coding sequence ATGACTACAGCGTTTCGCCCTCGGCCGAGTGTCGTCCGGCGGGATTCGGGCCTCTACGGCTATGAGCGCGCTCTGCGCCGTAGAGGGCTGGGACCCGTCGCCGGGGTGGACGAGGCGGGCCGTGGCGCGTGCGCGGGGCCTTTGGTGGTGGCCGCCGTCGTGCTCGGCAAGGAGATCGACGGCCTCACCGATTCCAAGCTTCTGTCGCCGGCCCGGCGCGAGGAGATCCACGATCGCATCCTCTCGACCGCCCGGGCGGTCGAGACGGTGGTCATCCCGCCGGACGAGATCGACGCCCACGGGCTGCACCGCTGCAACATCACCGGCATGCGCCGCGCCGTGGCCAGGCTCTCCTGCGATTTCGGCTACGTGCTGACCGACGGTTTCCGGGTCGAGGGGCTGCCCGCGCCGTCCCTGGCGGTGTGGAAGGGCGACCGTGTCGCCGCCTGTGTCGCGGCGGCGTCGATCGTGGCGAAGGTGACTCGAGACCGGATCATGACGGCGCTCGACGAACAGCATCCCGAATACGGCTTCGCCGTGCACAAGGGGTACGGGACCGCCCGCCACCGCCGCGCGCTCCGCGACCACGGCCCGTGTCCGCAGCACCGTTTCTCCTTCATCACGGTGGCGCGGTCCGGGCCGGGTAGTGGGATGGGTGAGAATGAAGTGGGGGGCCGGTGTTGCCCGACGGGCGAGCCGAGAGGCGCATGA
- a CDS encoding murein hydrolase activator EnvC family protein: MDAPGRVLRDFAPPAAPWLAGHRGVDLVANAGSAVRAAGPGTVSFAGRVADRGVVTVLHPDGLRTTYLPVTPSVRRGDRIDAGDVLGVLEAGYRHCPVDCLHWSLRRGAAYLSPLLLFHRPPVRLLPHRDVAGESGRGGTQVRSRRPGTT; the protein is encoded by the coding sequence GTGGACGCACCGGGGCGGGTCCTCCGGGACTTCGCCCCACCCGCCGCCCCGTGGCTCGCCGGCCACCGGGGCGTCGATCTCGTCGCGAACGCCGGCTCCGCCGTACGCGCGGCGGGCCCGGGCACGGTGTCCTTCGCCGGAAGGGTGGCCGACCGTGGCGTGGTGACGGTGCTGCACCCGGATGGCCTGCGCACCACCTACCTGCCGGTGACCCCGTCCGTACGGCGGGGCGACCGGATCGACGCGGGCGACGTACTCGGGGTGCTCGAAGCCGGCTATCGGCACTGCCCCGTGGACTGCCTCCATTGGAGCCTCCGCCGGGGCGCCGCCTACCTGTCCCCGCTCCTGCTGTTCCACCGCCCTCCCGTCCGTCTCCTCCCGCACCGGGACGTCGCCGGGGAGAGCGGACGGGGCGGTACTCAGGTCCGCTCACGGCGGCCCGGGACGACCTGA
- the lepB gene encoding signal peptidase I yields the protein MTATEKSDKQEEPKRKRGGGVRETVGLVLVGVIIALLLNTFVIGSFWIPSESMENTLVEGDRVIVNKLNGEVERGDIVVFRGWSGLDTIKRVIAVGGDTVECCDAQRRITVNGVPIDEKAYLYPDDHPSGDEFKETVPEGRLWVMGDHRSASADSRNHGTISEDDVIGRAFAIYWPLSRMTILSRPEAFDRVR from the coding sequence ATGACCGCTACAGAGAAGAGCGACAAGCAGGAAGAGCCCAAGCGCAAACGCGGTGGGGGAGTACGCGAGACCGTCGGCCTGGTCCTCGTCGGCGTCATCATCGCGCTGCTGCTGAACACGTTCGTGATCGGTTCGTTCTGGATTCCCTCCGAGTCGATGGAGAACACCCTGGTCGAAGGCGACCGGGTGATCGTCAACAAGCTGAACGGCGAGGTGGAGCGCGGCGACATCGTGGTCTTCCGCGGCTGGAGCGGGCTGGACACGATCAAAAGGGTGATCGCCGTCGGGGGAGACACGGTCGAGTGCTGCGACGCGCAGCGGCGGATCACCGTCAACGGTGTGCCGATCGACGAGAAGGCGTATCTCTACCCCGACGACCACCCGTCAGGGGACGAGTTCAAGGAGACGGTGCCCGAAGGCCGGTTGTGGGTGATGGGCGACCACCGTTCGGCGTCGGCGGATTCTCGTAATCACGGCACGATTTCCGAGGACGATGTGATCGGGCGCGCTTTCGCGATTTACTGGCCCCTGTCTCGGATGACCATCCTGTCGCGTCCGGAGGCTTTCGACCGGGTCAGATAG
- a CDS encoding DUF2469 domain-containing protein has product MSAEDLEKYETEMELQLYREYRDVVGLFTYVVETERRFYLTNSVDLDVRTAENGDVFFDVRMQDAWVWDMYRPARFVKNVRVVTFKDVNIEELAKPDLEMPKEGFPG; this is encoded by the coding sequence ATGAGCGCAGAAGATCTCGAAAAGTATGAAACCGAGATGGAGCTGCAGCTCTACCGTGAGTACCGCGACGTCGTGGGACTGTTCACCTATGTCGTGGAGACGGAGCGGCGCTTCTACCTCACCAATTCCGTCGATCTCGACGTCCGTACCGCGGAAAACGGCGACGTGTTCTTCGATGTCAGAATGCAGGACGCCTGGGTTTGGGACATGTACCGTCCGGCGAGATTCGTGAAGAACGTCCGGGTGGTCACTTTTAAGGATGTCAACATCGAAGAACTCGCCAAGCCGGATCTCGAAATGCCCAAGGAGGGCTTCCCCGGCTGA
- a CDS encoding tyrosine recombinase XerC: protein MAPGFEEAREAFERHLRAERDLSPHTVRAYLADVDAFLRYLALSGAETPAAIDITVLRNWLGEQHDAGRSRATLARRTASLRAFTAYAHRQGWLDSDPGLLLGTAKAGRALPKVLGHEQMAAVLNVPVTTDPKDLRDQAIMEVLYATGIRVGELCALDVDDVDRERHTIRVLGKGRKERVVPIGLPALRALDAWCVRGRPRWIRERTGPALFLGVRGGRIDAGTVRRIVHARLARVEGTPDTGPHGLRHTAATHMLEGGADLRSVQELLGHASLGTTQIYTHVSIDRLRAAYRQAHPRA, encoded by the coding sequence ATGGCCCCCGGATTCGAGGAGGCGCGGGAGGCGTTCGAACGGCATCTGCGGGCCGAGCGGGACCTGTCGCCCCACACGGTCCGGGCCTACCTGGCGGACGTCGACGCGTTCTTGCGGTACCTGGCGCTCTCCGGGGCGGAGACACCGGCCGCCATCGACATCACCGTCCTGCGCAACTGGCTGGGGGAGCAGCACGACGCCGGGCGGTCACGGGCGACGCTGGCCCGGCGTACGGCGTCTCTGCGCGCCTTCACCGCCTACGCGCACCGGCAGGGCTGGCTGGACAGCGACCCCGGCCTGCTGCTCGGCACGGCCAAGGCCGGCCGAGCACTGCCCAAGGTGCTGGGGCACGAACAGATGGCGGCGGTGTTGAACGTCCCGGTGACGACGGACCCGAAGGACCTCCGCGACCAGGCGATCATGGAGGTGCTCTACGCCACCGGCATCCGGGTCGGTGAGCTGTGCGCCCTCGACGTCGACGACGTGGACCGGGAGCGGCACACCATCCGGGTGCTGGGCAAGGGGCGCAAGGAGAGGGTCGTGCCGATCGGGCTTCCCGCGCTGCGAGCGCTGGACGCCTGGTGTGTGCGAGGGCGCCCCCGGTGGATCCGCGAGAGGACCGGCCCCGCGCTGTTCCTCGGCGTGCGGGGCGGACGCATCGACGCCGGCACCGTGCGGCGGATCGTGCACGCCAGGCTGGCCCGGGTCGAGGGCACGCCCGACACGGGGCCGCACGGCCTGCGGCACACCGCCGCGACCCACATGCTCGAAGGCGGAGCCGATCTGCGCAGCGTCCAAGAGCTCCTCGGCCATGCCTCGCTCGGCACCACGCAGATCTACACCCACGTCTCCATCGACCGCCTCCGCGCGGCCTATCGTCAGGCGCATCCCCGCGCCTGA
- the dprA gene encoding DNA-processing protein DprA, with the protein MSSAREKSPATSAPPVPGGAAGKGDADGAPPSSAEPAAGTFQPAAPDDQNGRAAGKHVDGSPDGERPGAARSPGMDASTTLDRNGSITSAGSPRREARNGSGAPADPGVDAPTAVDPERLARVALMRAADCGDPFMGRLVESCGPVEALQRIRSGDSARRVLRGVTRPDADDPEEGACHGSGTYGAFDGRARHDRGGRTHRDHDHHDRALPDPALRDRVRYERVFEQRLSAWRARLLAADPEGDLAAGEAYGARLVLPGDVEWPTQLDDLGETRPLGLWVHGSADLRFSCLRSVAVVGARAATAYGAHVATTIGAELSGSGWTIVSGGAYGVDGAAHRGALAGDSPTIAVLACGIDFCYPKGHHDLFAVVRENGALVSECPPGTHPTRGRFLIRNRLIAALSRGTLVVEAAVRSGAMNTANHALALRRHLGAVPGPVTSETSQGCHLLLRQGKAVCVTGADEMIELVGEIGGDLAPERRGPVVPRDALSPAARAVLDAVPARGGAETATIAIAAGVDITTALSCLGSLAAAGYVQRCPRGWRTRPQP; encoded by the coding sequence ATGTCCTCCGCTCGCGAGAAGTCCCCGGCCACCTCCGCTCCGCCGGTGCCGGGCGGCGCGGCCGGGAAAGGCGACGCCGACGGCGCTCCGCCGTCCTCCGCCGAACCGGCGGCCGGTACCTTCCAGCCCGCCGCCCCGGACGATCAGAACGGACGGGCCGCGGGGAAGCACGTGGACGGCTCACCGGACGGCGAGCGCCCCGGAGCCGCGCGCTCCCCGGGCATGGACGCCTCGACCACCCTTGATCGGAACGGCTCGATCACATCCGCGGGCTCGCCGCGGCGTGAGGCGCGGAACGGCTCCGGGGCGCCGGCGGATCCGGGGGTGGACGCTCCGACGGCCGTCGATCCGGAACGGTTGGCGCGGGTGGCGTTGATGCGCGCAGCCGACTGCGGGGATCCGTTCATGGGCCGTCTCGTGGAGAGCTGCGGCCCGGTCGAGGCGTTGCAGCGCATCCGAAGCGGTGATTCCGCCCGTCGCGTCCTGCGCGGAGTCACCCGCCCCGACGCCGACGATCCCGAGGAAGGGGCGTGCCACGGTTCCGGGACGTACGGCGCCTTCGACGGGCGGGCACGCCATGACCGTGGCGGACGAACACACCGCGACCACGACCACCATGATCGTGCGCTTCCCGATCCGGCGCTCCGCGACAGGGTCCGCTACGAGCGGGTGTTCGAGCAGCGGCTGAGCGCGTGGCGGGCGCGCCTCCTCGCCGCCGACCCCGAAGGCGACCTGGCCGCCGGAGAGGCGTACGGCGCGCGTCTGGTGCTCCCGGGCGATGTGGAATGGCCGACCCAGCTCGACGACCTCGGCGAGACGCGTCCGCTGGGCCTGTGGGTGCACGGCTCGGCCGACCTGCGTTTCTCCTGCCTGCGCTCTGTCGCGGTGGTCGGCGCGCGGGCGGCCACCGCGTACGGCGCCCACGTCGCCACCACGATCGGCGCCGAACTGAGCGGGTCCGGATGGACGATCGTCTCCGGCGGCGCCTACGGCGTGGACGGCGCCGCTCACCGGGGAGCCCTGGCGGGAGACTCGCCTACGATCGCCGTGCTCGCCTGCGGCATCGACTTCTGCTACCCCAAAGGGCATCACGACCTGTTCGCGGTGGTGCGGGAGAACGGCGCGCTGGTCAGCGAGTGCCCGCCGGGAACGCATCCCACCAGAGGCCGGTTTCTCATCCGCAACCGCCTCATCGCGGCCCTGTCCCGGGGCACCCTGGTCGTCGAGGCCGCGGTGCGCAGCGGGGCGATGAACACCGCCAACCACGCGCTCGCCCTCCGCCGCCACCTGGGCGCGGTACCCGGGCCGGTGACCTCGGAGACCTCACAGGGGTGCCATCTGCTGCTGCGGCAGGGGAAGGCCGTCTGCGTGACCGGCGCGGACGAGATGATCGAACTGGTGGGTGAGATCGGCGGCGACCTCGCCCCCGAACGCCGAGGACCGGTCGTCCCCAGGGACGCGTTGAGTCCTGCCGCCCGCGCGGTTCTCGACGCGGTCCCCGCCCGGGGCGGCGCGGAGACCGCGACGATCGCGATCGCCGCCGGGGTGGACATCACCACGGCGCTGAGCTGCCTGGGCAGCCTCGCCGCAGCGGGCTACGTCCAGCGCTGCCCGCGCGGTTGGCGGACCCGTCCTCAGCCCTGA
- the rpsB gene encoding 30S ribosomal protein S2 produces MAPVVTMRQLLESGVHFGHQTRRWNPKMKRFIFTERNGIYIIDLQKSLSYIDRAYDFVKETVAHGGTILFVGTKKQAQEAIAEQATRVGMPYVNQRWLGGMLTNFSTVHKRLQRLKELEEIDFDNVAASGLTKKELLMRRREKEKLERTLGGIRDMTRVPSAVWIVDTKKEHIGINEARKLGIPVVAILDTNCDPDEVNYPIPGNDDAIRSVSLLTRVIADAVAEGLMARSGASRGDEKPSGVAQAEPLAEWERELLERAEGESAPSAKQADEAAAEAPAQSAEAATGEETQQQG; encoded by the coding sequence ATGGCTCCCGTCGTCACCATGCGACAGCTGCTCGAAAGCGGCGTTCACTTCGGTCACCAGACTCGGCGCTGGAACCCGAAGATGAAGCGCTTCATCTTCACCGAGCGCAACGGCATCTACATCATCGACCTGCAGAAGTCGCTGTCCTACATCGACCGCGCCTACGACTTCGTCAAGGAGACGGTCGCGCACGGCGGCACGATCCTGTTCGTCGGCACCAAGAAGCAGGCCCAGGAGGCCATCGCCGAGCAGGCCACTCGTGTCGGCATGCCGTACGTGAACCAGCGCTGGCTGGGCGGCATGCTCACCAACTTCTCCACCGTGCACAAGCGGCTCCAGCGCCTGAAGGAGCTCGAGGAGATCGACTTCGACAACGTGGCGGCTTCCGGGCTCACCAAGAAGGAGCTCCTGATGCGCCGCCGCGAGAAGGAGAAGCTGGAGCGCACCCTCGGCGGTATCCGCGACATGACGCGCGTTCCCAGCGCGGTGTGGATCGTGGACACCAAGAAGGAGCACATCGGGATCAACGAGGCGCGCAAGCTCGGCATCCCGGTCGTCGCCATCCTGGACACCAACTGCGACCCGGACGAGGTCAACTACCCCATCCCCGGCAACGACGACGCGATCCGCTCGGTCAGCCTGCTCACCCGAGTGATCGCCGACGCGGTGGCCGAAGGGCTCATGGCGCGTTCCGGTGCGAGCCGCGGTGACGAGAAGCCCTCGGGTGTGGCTCAGGCCGAGCCGCTGGCCGAGTGGGAGCGCGAGCTGCTGGAGCGGGCCGAGGGCGAGTCCGCTCCTTCGGCGAAGCAGGCCGATGAGGCCGCCGCCGAGGCGCCCGCGCAGTCCGCTGAGGCCGCGACGGGCGAGGAGACGCAGCAGCAGGGCTGA
- a CDS encoding YifB family Mg chelatase-like AAA ATPase — translation MAVARTRCVAILGVTGHVIEVECHISNGLPGLHLIGLLDTALNEAKDRVRSAVMNSKYGWPDTRVTISLFPASLPKRGSQFDLAIAVSLMGAAGTVPIERIAEPFFLGELGLDGRLRPVRGILPAVVAAAEAGATTVVVPAANAAEAALVPGVSVVPASHLRELIEWLRGADPDAMPVYQPDPAGAEPSGTTRSEDPPPDLRDVAGQPLARKALEVCAAGGHNLWMLGPPGAGKTMLAERLPSLLPPLTLKHALEVTAIHSIAGTLPADRPLLSRPPFVNPHHTATAAAIIGGGGPVPRPGAVSLAHRGILFLDEAPEFPASVLDSLRQPLESGTVTVSRAAGTTVFPARFMLVLAANPCPCAEASGVGRCQCAPVVKRRYLARLSGPLLDRVDVKVTVTRSTRSELLADRRFAESSAVVAERVRHARERCARRLSGTPWRCNAEIPSSALHGRFRPSAAAMKPLTACLDSGALSARGLDRIIRVAWTLADLAGKNAPEAEETAAALAMWLGAGG, via the coding sequence GTGGCCGTCGCCCGCACCCGATGCGTCGCCATCCTCGGCGTCACGGGGCACGTCATCGAGGTCGAATGCCACATCTCCAACGGCCTTCCGGGCCTGCACCTGATCGGCCTGCTCGACACCGCGCTCAACGAGGCGAAGGACCGCGTCCGGTCCGCCGTCATGAACAGCAAGTACGGCTGGCCCGACACCCGCGTCACGATCAGCCTGTTCCCCGCGAGCCTCCCCAAACGGGGCAGTCAGTTCGATCTGGCGATCGCCGTCAGCCTGATGGGCGCGGCCGGAACGGTCCCCATCGAGCGCATCGCCGAGCCGTTCTTCCTCGGAGAGCTGGGCCTGGACGGCCGTCTGCGGCCGGTGCGGGGCATCCTGCCCGCCGTGGTCGCCGCGGCGGAGGCGGGGGCCACGACGGTGGTCGTCCCGGCGGCCAACGCCGCCGAAGCCGCGCTCGTCCCGGGCGTCTCCGTGGTTCCGGCGAGTCATCTGCGCGAGCTCATCGAGTGGCTGCGTGGGGCAGACCCCGACGCCATGCCCGTCTATCAGCCCGATCCGGCGGGGGCGGAGCCGTCCGGTACCACGCGATCCGAAGATCCGCCGCCCGATCTGCGGGACGTGGCGGGCCAGCCGCTGGCCCGCAAGGCGTTGGAGGTCTGCGCGGCCGGCGGCCACAACCTGTGGATGCTCGGCCCTCCCGGCGCGGGCAAGACCATGCTCGCCGAGCGGCTTCCCTCACTGCTGCCTCCCCTCACGCTGAAACACGCGCTGGAGGTCACCGCGATCCACTCCATCGCCGGAACGCTGCCCGCCGACCGTCCGCTGCTGAGCCGTCCTCCGTTCGTGAACCCGCACCACACCGCGACGGCCGCGGCGATCATCGGCGGGGGTGGTCCCGTACCCCGTCCCGGAGCGGTCTCCCTGGCCCACCGTGGAATCCTGTTTCTGGACGAGGCCCCGGAGTTCCCCGCGTCCGTGCTCGACTCCCTGCGCCAGCCGCTCGAATCCGGCACGGTCACGGTCTCTCGCGCGGCCGGCACCACGGTCTTCCCCGCCCGCTTCATGCTCGTGCTGGCGGCCAATCCGTGTCCCTGCGCGGAGGCGTCCGGCGTCGGCCGTTGCCAGTGCGCCCCAGTGGTCAAACGGCGCTATCTGGCCAGGCTCTCCGGCCCGCTGCTCGATCGGGTCGACGTCAAGGTGACCGTGACCCGTTCCACGCGCAGTGAGCTGCTGGCCGACCGCAGGTTCGCCGAATCGAGCGCGGTGGTCGCCGAGCGGGTGCGCCACGCCAGGGAGCGCTGCGCCAGACGGCTGAGCGGCACGCCGTGGCGGTGCAACGCCGAGATCCCCTCAAGCGCCCTGCACGGCAGGTTCCGGCCTTCCGCGGCGGCGATGAAGCCGCTCACCGCATGCCTCGACAGCGGTGCGCTGAGCGCGCGCGGACTTGATCGGATCATCCGTGTGGCGTGGACGCTCGCCGACCTCGCAGGCAAGAACGCCCCCGAGGCCGAGGAGACCGCGGCCGCCCTCGCGATGTGGCTGGGAGCAGGTGGGTGA
- a CDS encoding MFS transporter, with product MGLHAGAFADRLRRRRPVMVACELVAAVAALSVPITWITGLLTIPWLIGVALVVGCCATIFKAVDFPHLLTLVPEEQRTEAMAGLNASYSIAMVAGPGLGGLLVQLLSAPLAVLAETLSFLASALLLRSIRTPERHTPAATQGIGREVVQGLRVALTHPVLRAILGAGASHNFFASIYMAVYTLYALHELELPGSVLGFLTACFGVGGVLGAAVAPRLAKRLSEERLLLYAVFLLPLDFFVVLLVSGPLAVKIVTLGTATLATGMTIMVFATCKNAVTAREAPAEFLGRVQATSTFAVTGTLTLGGVVGGVLGELLGLRPALWICAAGALLSIPWIWFSPLREANSSTPCRSTPR from the coding sequence ATCGGCCTGCACGCAGGCGCGTTCGCCGACCGCCTGCGCCGGCGCCGCCCCGTCATGGTGGCCTGCGAGCTGGTGGCGGCGGTCGCGGCTCTCAGCGTGCCCATCACCTGGATCACGGGCCTGCTCACCATCCCCTGGCTGATCGGAGTCGCGCTGGTCGTCGGCTGCTGCGCGACGATCTTCAAGGCGGTCGACTTCCCGCACCTGCTGACGCTGGTTCCCGAGGAGCAGCGCACCGAGGCGATGGCCGGGCTGAACGCGTCCTACTCCATCGCCATGGTCGCCGGGCCGGGTTTGGGCGGACTGCTCGTGCAACTGCTGTCCGCACCGCTCGCCGTGCTGGCGGAGACGCTGTCCTTCCTGGCCTCCGCGCTGCTGCTGCGCTCCATCAGGACGCCGGAGCGCCACACCCCCGCGGCGACGCAAGGCATCGGACGCGAGGTGGTGCAGGGGCTGCGCGTCGCCCTGACCCACCCCGTGCTGCGCGCGATCCTCGGCGCGGGCGCCAGCCACAACTTCTTCGCCAGCATCTACATGGCGGTCTACACGCTGTACGCGCTGCATGAGCTGGAGCTGCCGGGGAGCGTGCTCGGCTTCCTCACCGCGTGCTTCGGCGTCGGCGGAGTGCTCGGCGCGGCCGTCGCCCCCCGGCTGGCCAAGCGGCTCTCCGAGGAACGGCTCCTGCTGTACGCGGTGTTCCTCCTCCCGCTGGACTTCTTCGTCGTGCTCCTGGTGAGCGGCCCCCTGGCCGTTAAGATCGTCACCCTCGGCACCGCGACCCTGGCCACCGGCATGACCATCATGGTCTTCGCGACCTGCAAGAACGCCGTGACGGCCCGCGAGGCCCCCGCGGAGTTCCTGGGTCGCGTGCAGGCCACCTCGACCTTCGCCGTCACCGGCACCCTCACCCTCGGCGGCGTCGTCGGCGGCGTCCTGGGCGAACTGCTCGGCCTGCGCCCGGCTCTGTGGATCTGCGCCGCAGGCGCCCTGCTCAGCATCCCCTGGATCTGGTTCTCCCCCTTGCGCGAGGCGAACTCCTCCACCCCTTGCCGGTCCACGCCCCGGTGA
- the lepB gene encoding signal peptidase I, producing MASEEQGRRAAAQSPVEDEVHVVAEDTNTKKPPEDGEGAKEAEDSTDAKDKKKGSFWRELPVLVVVALILALIIKTFVVQAFYIPSESMENTLLTNDRVLVNKLVYHVRDIERGDIVVFSGVDSWDSEVQFEEPSNPITAALRWVGIAFGLIPGEKDYIKRVIGIPGDTVECCDAEGRITINGVPIDEEEYLYPGDVPSQRRFKVEVPEGRLWVMGDHRSVSLDSRAHIGDPGGGTIPIDQVVGRAFVIVWPFSRVTTLPIPETFTQPALNAAAAAGGAVPFIAGVAGAFPLVMIYRRLRTRR from the coding sequence ATGGCTAGCGAGGAACAGGGGCGTCGCGCGGCCGCGCAGAGCCCGGTCGAGGACGAGGTGCACGTGGTCGCGGAAGACACGAACACGAAGAAACCCCCCGAGGACGGCGAGGGCGCCAAGGAAGCCGAGGACTCCACGGACGCCAAGGACAAGAAGAAGGGCTCGTTCTGGCGGGAGCTGCCCGTCCTTGTCGTCGTCGCGTTGATCCTCGCCCTGATCATCAAGACGTTCGTGGTCCAGGCGTTCTACATCCCCTCCGAGTCGATGGAGAACACCCTCCTCACGAACGATCGCGTGCTGGTCAACAAGCTCGTCTACCACGTCAGGGACATCGAGCGCGGCGACATCGTGGTCTTCTCCGGCGTCGACTCCTGGGACAGCGAGGTGCAGTTCGAGGAGCCGTCCAACCCAATCACCGCGGCTCTGCGCTGGGTCGGGATCGCCTTCGGCCTGATCCCCGGTGAGAAGGACTACATCAAACGGGTGATCGGCATTCCGGGCGACACCGTCGAGTGCTGCGACGCCGAAGGGCGGATCACCATCAACGGTGTGCCGATCGACGAGGAGGAGTACCTCTACCCCGGCGACGTCCCCTCACAGCGGCGCTTCAAGGTCGAGGTGCCGGAGGGACGGCTGTGGGTGATGGGCGACCACCGGTCGGTCTCGCTCGACTCGCGCGCCCACATCGGAGACCCCGGCGGCGGCACCATCCCCATCGACCAGGTGGTCGGGCGCGCGTTCGTCATCGTCTGGCCCTTCTCGCGCGTGACCACGCTGCCCATCCCCGAGACCTTCACCCAGCCCGCCCTGAACGCGGCGGCCGCGGCGGGCGGCGCTGTTCCGTTCATAGCCGGGGTCGCCGGTGCGTTCCCCCTGGTCATGATCTACCGCAGACTGCGGACGAGGCGGTAG
- a CDS encoding YraN family protein codes for MAAKDELGRNGERIAVDFLQANGIEVIDRNWRCREGEIDVVARDGRALVVVEVKTRSGRRHGTALEAVDRAKLARLRVLAARWLAERRPQRVDSVRIDVIALERVAGDFAIRHERGVI; via the coding sequence ATGGCCGCAAAAGACGAACTGGGGAGGAACGGCGAGCGGATCGCCGTCGATTTCCTGCAAGCCAACGGCATCGAGGTGATCGACCGCAACTGGCGATGCCGTGAAGGCGAGATCGACGTGGTGGCGCGCGACGGGCGCGCGCTGGTGGTGGTGGAGGTCAAGACCCGTTCCGGTCGCAGACACGGCACGGCCCTGGAGGCGGTCGACCGCGCCAAGCTGGCCCGTCTGCGCGTCCTGGCCGCCAGGTGGCTGGCGGAGCGCCGCCCGCAACGCGTCGACTCGGTGCGGATCGACGTCATCGCCCTGGAGCGCGTCGCCGGAGACTTCGCGATCCGTCACGAGCGCGGGGTGATCTGA
- a CDS encoding ArsR/SmtB family transcription factor, with translation MAEDRWPTLSDPKAMRALAHPARLGILTRLQNEGAATATEMAEIVGITPSAASYHLRMLAKYGFVEDAPPRGDARERLWRARDRGVRVYTEPEDEPEVRAAKEALISTVRADAAQEVSRALDARDREPAEWREATLFHRATLLVDAEEMRLLGRRIEELLRPYLATERDRRTASAGARIAEAQINLFPRAERRRPGIPTEDHGRAAPE, from the coding sequence ATGGCGGAGGACAGGTGGCCGACCTTGAGCGACCCCAAGGCCATGCGGGCGCTCGCCCATCCCGCCCGGCTGGGCATCCTGACGAGGTTGCAGAACGAGGGGGCGGCGACCGCCACCGAGATGGCGGAGATCGTCGGGATCACGCCGAGCGCGGCGAGCTACCACCTGCGCATGCTGGCCAAGTACGGGTTCGTGGAGGACGCCCCGCCGCGGGGGGACGCGCGCGAGCGGCTGTGGCGGGCGCGCGACCGGGGTGTGCGGGTCTACACCGAACCGGAGGACGAGCCCGAGGTACGCGCCGCCAAGGAGGCGTTGATCAGCACCGTCCGGGCCGACGCCGCGCAGGAGGTGTCCCGCGCGCTCGACGCGCGGGACCGGGAGCCCGCCGAGTGGCGCGAGGCCACCTTGTTCCACAGGGCCACCCTGCTCGTCGACGCCGAGGAGATGCGGCTGCTCGGCCGGCGGATCGAGGAGCTGCTGCGCCCCTACCTGGCCACCGAGCGGGACCGCCGGACGGCGTCGGCGGGGGCGCGCATCGCGGAGGCGCAGATCAACCTGTTCCCGCGCGCGGAGCGCCGCCGTCCCGGCATCCCGACCGAGGACCACGGCCGTGCCGCACCGGAGTGA